One Pectobacterium polaris DNA window includes the following coding sequences:
- the yeiP gene encoding elongation factor P-like protein YeiP yields MARANEVKRGMVVNYNDKLLLVKDIDVQSPSARGASTLYKMRFSDVRTGLKVEERFKGDDIIDTITLTRRTVTFSYIDGDEYVFMDDEDYAPYLFKKDQIEEELLFIPEGGMPGIQVLSWDGQIIALELPQTVDLEIVETAPGIKGASASSRNKPATMSTGLVIPVPEYLSAGEKIRIHIPERRYMGRAD; encoded by the coding sequence ATGGCAAGAGCGAACGAAGTTAAACGCGGAATGGTCGTTAACTATAACGACAAGTTATTGCTGGTAAAGGACATCGACGTCCAGAGTCCCAGCGCCCGCGGAGCCAGCACGCTGTACAAAATGCGTTTTTCTGATGTCCGTACAGGTTTGAAAGTGGAAGAGCGTTTTAAAGGCGATGACATTATCGATACCATCACGCTGACACGCCGCACGGTCACTTTCTCCTATATTGACGGCGACGAATACGTCTTTATGGATGATGAGGATTACGCGCCTTACCTCTTCAAAAAAGATCAAATAGAAGAAGAGCTGCTGTTTATCCCTGAAGGCGGCATGCCGGGGATTCAGGTATTGAGCTGGGACGGCCAAATCATCGCGCTGGAACTGCCACAAACGGTCGATCTGGAAATTGTTGAGACGGCACCGGGCATTAAAGGCGCCTCTGCCAGTTCACGCAACAAACCTGCGACCATGAGCACCGGTCTGGTTATCCCCGTTCCAGAATATCTGAGCGCGGGTGAAAAAATCCGTATTCATATTCCAGAACGTCGCTACATGGGTCGCGCAGACTAA
- the fruB gene encoding fused PTS fructose transporter subunit IIA/HPr protein: protein MFQLSQQDIHLGAAASTKQEAIQLVASALTEAGCVNAGYVDGMLQREQQTSTYLGSGIAIPHGTTDTRDLVLKTGVQVFQFPQGISWGEDQTAYVVLGIAARSDEHLALLRQLTHVLSDDRVAARLASTTSAEELRSLLMGEQQLAEFRFDTSLITLDVATDNLLTLQALNAGRLQQVGAADASFVSTAVSNKPLNLGQGVWFSDSAVGNLSSAAAVARPATPFSVDGENVALLVTVAAADDQAFAPIDYLSNLLIAQKAERLLTADAPTLLALLTSDVPEESEVLTAEFSIRNEHGLHARPGTMLVNVIKQFSSDITVTNLDGTGKPANGRSLMKVVALGVKKGHKLRFTASGSDAEQALAAIGDAITSGLGEGAA from the coding sequence ATGTTCCAGTTGTCACAGCAAGATATTCATTTGGGCGCAGCGGCCAGTACTAAGCAGGAAGCTATCCAGCTTGTTGCTTCAGCACTGACCGAGGCCGGGTGCGTTAACGCAGGGTATGTCGATGGCATGCTACAGCGCGAACAGCAAACATCCACCTATTTGGGAAGCGGCATTGCTATCCCTCACGGCACAACCGATACCCGCGATCTGGTATTGAAGACCGGGGTTCAAGTATTTCAATTTCCTCAGGGTATTTCCTGGGGTGAAGATCAAACCGCCTACGTGGTGTTGGGGATTGCAGCCCGTTCTGATGAACACCTTGCGTTGCTGCGTCAGCTGACTCACGTCCTGAGTGACGATCGCGTAGCGGCACGTTTGGCAAGCACAACGTCAGCAGAAGAACTGCGCAGCCTGCTGATGGGCGAGCAGCAACTAGCGGAGTTCCGCTTTGATACCTCACTGATTACGCTGGATGTGGCGACCGATAATCTGTTGACACTTCAGGCGCTGAACGCCGGTCGTCTTCAGCAGGTTGGGGCAGCAGACGCCAGCTTCGTCAGCACCGCAGTCAGCAACAAGCCGCTGAATCTGGGGCAAGGCGTGTGGTTCAGCGATAGCGCTGTCGGTAACCTCAGCAGCGCGGCTGCGGTGGCACGTCCGGCTACGCCTTTCAGCGTTGACGGCGAAAACGTCGCCTTACTGGTGACGGTAGCTGCGGCTGACGATCAGGCTTTTGCGCCGATCGATTACCTGAGCAACCTGCTGATTGCGCAAAAAGCGGAACGTCTGCTGACGGCTGACGCACCGACGCTGCTGGCCCTTTTGACCAGCGACGTACCGGAAGAAAGTGAAGTGCTGACGGCAGAATTTAGCATTCGCAACGAACACGGCCTGCACGCACGTCCGGGCACCATGCTAGTGAACGTGATCAAGCAGTTCAGCAGTGACATCACCGTCACCAATCTGGATGGCACAGGCAAACCGGCAAATGGCCGCAGCCTGATGAAAGTCGTCGCGCTGGGCGTGAAGAAAGGTCACAAATTGCGTTTCACCGCGAGCGGTAGCGATGCAGAACAAGCGCTAGCCGCTATTGGCGACGCGATTACGTCCGGTTTGGGCGAGGGGGCAGCATGA
- a CDS encoding CobW family GTP-binding protein, whose protein sequence is MLTKVNLITGFLGSGKTTTIRHLLSQKPEDEVWAVLVNEFGEVGIDGALLADSGAVLKEIPGGCMCCVNGLPMQVGLNMLLQQKKPHRLLIEPTGLGHPKQILSLLTSDIYQPWLTLQATLCLLDARQLSETRYTENENFRDQLAAADMIIANKRDTYTADDLAALEQWQQANGDGRQIIEASQGNVDQQLLDQPRPPSSQERMRELPDGAHHHAHQPKNNLAALQLPSGQSWRRSLNQGQGYHACGWIFAPETAFDTAALLDWVRLSPVNRVKGVMRIKEGTLVVNRQGHDLHIETRSMAPIDSRIEIINETPAEWNTLQASLLKARLANVD, encoded by the coding sequence ATGCTAACGAAAGTCAATTTGATTACAGGGTTTCTGGGTAGTGGAAAAACCACCACGATTCGTCATCTTCTGTCGCAAAAGCCTGAAGACGAAGTCTGGGCGGTGCTGGTCAATGAATTCGGTGAAGTAGGCATTGACGGTGCGCTACTGGCAGACAGCGGTGCGGTGTTGAAAGAGATTCCCGGCGGCTGCATGTGCTGCGTAAACGGCTTGCCGATGCAGGTTGGCCTGAATATGCTGCTGCAACAGAAGAAGCCCCATCGGTTACTCATCGAACCTACGGGACTCGGCCACCCAAAACAAATTCTCTCCTTGCTGACAAGTGATATCTATCAGCCCTGGCTGACATTACAGGCTACGTTGTGCCTGTTGGATGCTCGCCAGTTAAGTGAAACGCGTTACACGGAAAATGAGAATTTTCGCGATCAGCTTGCCGCCGCTGACATGATTATCGCCAACAAGCGCGATACTTATACCGCCGACGATCTCGCTGCCTTAGAGCAGTGGCAGCAGGCGAACGGCGATGGTCGACAAATTATTGAGGCCAGTCAGGGAAATGTTGACCAGCAGCTGCTCGATCAGCCTCGCCCCCCTTCCTCGCAAGAGCGTATGCGCGAACTTCCAGATGGTGCTCACCACCACGCGCATCAGCCAAAAAATAACTTGGCTGCGCTGCAATTACCGAGTGGTCAATCCTGGCGACGCTCTCTCAATCAGGGACAGGGATACCACGCCTGTGGCTGGATATTCGCCCCTGAGACCGCTTTTGATACCGCCGCACTGCTGGACTGGGTCCGCCTTTCTCCCGTGAATCGGGTTAAAGGGGTGATGCGTATAAAAGAAGGGACGCTCGTCGTGAACCGTCAGGGACACGATCTGCATATAGAAACCCGATCGATGGCACCGATTGATAGCCGTATCGAAATCATTAATGAAACACCAGCAGAATGGAATACGTTACAAGCCTCATTGTTAAAGGCTCGTTTAGCTAACGTGGACTAA
- the setB gene encoding sugar efflux transporter SetB, with protein sequence MFTPANTTRRPLDLTSSAFLVIAFLTGTAGALQLPTLSLFLSSEVQVRPFLVGMFYTGSAVIGIVVSQMLATRSDRQGDRKSLIFVCCLLGALACMLFAWNRNYFILLFIGVLLSSFGSTANPQLFALAREHADKTGREAAMFSSILRAQISLAWVVGPPIAFALALGFGFTTMYLTAAVVFILCGILVKLFLPSMPKAVEKTTSTLESPRRNRRDTLLLFVACTLMWTCNGIYLINMPLYLVHELHLPEKLAGIMMGVAAGLEIPVMLIAGYVAKRFGKRFLMRLAVASGLLFFGGLLVLNGEIALLALQVLNAIFIGILAGIGMLYFQDLMPGQAGAATTLFTNTTRVGWIISGSLAGIVAEIWNYHAVFFFALLMITGSIYCMWRIKDA encoded by the coding sequence ATGTTCACTCCTGCAAACACAACGCGACGTCCGCTCGACCTGACATCGTCAGCATTTTTAGTTATTGCCTTCCTGACCGGAACGGCCGGTGCCCTGCAACTTCCGACACTCAGCCTCTTTCTTTCCAGCGAAGTACAGGTTCGTCCTTTCTTGGTTGGAATGTTTTATACCGGCAGCGCGGTTATCGGTATTGTCGTCAGCCAAATGCTGGCCACGCGTTCGGACCGTCAGGGCGATCGCAAATCGCTGATTTTCGTCTGCTGCCTGCTGGGCGCACTCGCCTGCATGCTGTTTGCATGGAACCGTAACTACTTTATTCTGCTCTTTATCGGTGTGTTGCTGAGCAGCTTTGGCTCGACTGCGAACCCGCAGCTTTTTGCGCTGGCGCGGGAGCATGCGGATAAAACCGGTCGTGAAGCAGCGATGTTCAGCTCCATACTCCGCGCGCAAATTTCTCTCGCCTGGGTTGTCGGCCCGCCTATCGCCTTTGCGCTGGCACTGGGATTCGGCTTCACAACGATGTATCTGACCGCCGCGGTCGTCTTTATCCTATGTGGCATTCTGGTCAAACTCTTTCTGCCTTCCATGCCCAAAGCCGTGGAAAAGACCACTTCTACGCTGGAATCACCGCGCCGTAACCGCCGGGACACGCTCTTGCTGTTCGTGGCGTGTACCTTGATGTGGACCTGCAACGGCATTTACCTCATTAATATGCCGCTGTATCTGGTGCATGAGCTGCATCTGCCGGAAAAACTGGCGGGTATCATGATGGGCGTTGCGGCTGGATTAGAAATTCCGGTGATGTTGATTGCTGGCTACGTTGCCAAACGCTTCGGTAAACGCTTCCTGATGCGGCTTGCCGTTGCCTCCGGTTTACTGTTCTTCGGCGGCTTGCTGGTTCTCAATGGCGAAATAGCACTGCTGGCGTTACAGGTACTGAACGCGATCTTTATTGGCATTCTGGCCGGAATCGGCATGCTTTATTTTCAGGACTTGATGCCCGGACAGGCAGGTGCGGCAACCACGCTGTTTACCAATACGACGCGCGTTGGCTGGATCATCTCTGGCTCACTGGCTGGGATTGTTGCTGAAATCTGGAACTATCACGCCGTCTTCTTCTTCGCGCTGCTGATGATCACCGGTTCTATCTATTGTATGTGGCGCATCAAAGACGCCTGA